In the Staphylococcus sp. IVB6240 genome, one interval contains:
- a CDS encoding DUF2871 domain-containing protein, with product MKRILYAFMFYTVLGLFSGFGYRELTLHYNFTGDTQMSVMHTHLLTLGMFVFLILISIEKLFKISSYYLFNWFYIIYNLGVIVTVSMQFAKGFMQISGQEVPASFSGFAGIGHVIITAGFLLLFFLLRQAILKEPRDAE from the coding sequence ATGAAAAGAATTCTATATGCCTTTATGTTTTATACAGTACTTGGCTTGTTTAGTGGCTTTGGTTATCGAGAATTGACGTTACATTATAACTTTACAGGCGACACACAAATGAGTGTCATGCATACACACTTATTGACTCTAGGAATGTTTGTGTTCTTAATACTCATTTCTATTGAAAAGCTATTCAAAATTAGTAGCTACTATTTATTCAATTGGTTTTATATTATTTATAACCTTGGTGTCATTGTAACAGTGAGTATGCAATTTGCTAAAGGTTTCATGCAAATTTCAGGTCAAGAGGTACCAGCATCATTCTCAGGTTTTGCTGGAATCGGCCATGTGATTATAACAGCAGGATTCCTACTGTTATTCTTCTTATTACGTCAAGCTATTCTAAAAGAACCACGAGATGCAGAATAA
- a CDS encoding YcnI family protein produces MTTVGTMHVAEAHVTLNPQVSEPGSYEEYSVRVPVEREDQTVKLELEVPRGVSLSTVAPVQGFKHEFQKDKQGNIEKVTWTATDKGIGPNEHVDFPIVVANPDEAGKFKWKAIQTYKDGTVVKWTDENEDSETPAPITEVKPIDTEKEAPSTGGQTALWIVSILALIVSTVALFKHRNLTKTDK; encoded by the coding sequence ATGACAACAGTTGGAACGATGCATGTCGCAGAAGCACATGTGACGTTGAATCCACAAGTGAGTGAACCGGGTTCATATGAGGAATATAGTGTACGTGTACCTGTAGAACGTGAGGACCAAACAGTAAAGTTAGAGCTAGAAGTACCTCGAGGTGTGTCATTATCAACGGTTGCACCCGTACAAGGTTTTAAACATGAATTCCAAAAGGATAAGCAAGGCAATATTGAAAAAGTAACATGGACGGCAACAGACAAAGGGATCGGACCAAATGAACATGTAGACTTTCCTATTGTTGTTGCAAACCCAGATGAAGCGGGTAAATTCAAATGGAAAGCCATTCAAACATATAAAGATGGGACAGTTGTGAAATGGACGGACGAGAATGAAGATAGTGAAACACCTGCACCGATTACTGAAGTGAAACCGATCGATACTGAAAAAGAAGCACCATCAACAGGTGGTCAAACGGCATTATGGATCGTTTCAATTCTTGCATTAATTGTGTCGACAGTGGCATTATTTAAACATCGAAATCTTACGAAAACTGACAAGTAA
- a CDS encoding copper resistance CopC family protein yields the protein MNIARRTLTIWGVLLATFIIIGGCFNSASSHVSLENHQPSKDEVVSTAPSEIKLKFSEPVNVRYAGVKLYNDKGHQVAQLHSDEKGYSDTVTFQTKEQDEGTYAVKWQAVSPDGHEVSGQYHFSIGTQTTKHIDVSKPFYADAYWWFGVLRFLMQSSVLLLTGLYIVNRIMGHAGAPTFDVIPKHRSIAWLLIMLIGITTLVYMMTLSSSAIQQILCLDLTTWLSFPFLLAMCALAITIVLFTLKQMESIWYDAMPVFIFISLAGSGHVWAQDIPLYALLLRALHLASIALWLGSFIYLFAYIRSRQQHSYVLILRDVLFKTNLGAVIVIIVTGILMSIDATSIHAIVTQQTTYSGLWFGKIILTIILMLLGAAQTFWAMNKQRRIHEPLLYFEVLMGLLLILAGVIMSQIATPL from the coding sequence ATGAATATAGCAAGACGTACATTAACGATATGGGGTGTACTGCTCGCCACTTTCATTATCATCGGTGGATGTTTTAATAGCGCATCTTCACATGTGTCTTTAGAGAATCATCAACCATCAAAAGATGAAGTGGTATCAACAGCACCCAGTGAGATTAAGTTGAAGTTTAGTGAACCAGTGAATGTACGCTATGCTGGCGTTAAGCTCTATAATGATAAAGGACATCAAGTGGCGCAACTTCACTCAGACGAAAAAGGGTATTCAGATACAGTCACTTTTCAAACGAAAGAACAAGATGAAGGAACATACGCAGTCAAATGGCAAGCTGTTTCTCCAGATGGTCATGAAGTTTCAGGCCAGTATCATTTCTCGATTGGAACGCAAACGACAAAGCATATTGATGTTTCAAAACCATTCTATGCAGATGCCTATTGGTGGTTCGGAGTATTGCGCTTTTTGATGCAAAGCAGTGTCTTACTGTTGACTGGATTATACATAGTGAATCGTATTATGGGACATGCGGGTGCACCAACTTTTGATGTGATACCTAAACATCGCAGTATCGCATGGCTGTTAATCATGTTGATTGGAATCACGACACTTGTTTATATGATGACATTATCAAGTAGTGCCATTCAACAAATACTTTGCCTTGATTTAACAACATGGCTGTCGTTTCCGTTTCTTCTTGCGATGTGTGCATTGGCGATTACAATCGTATTATTTACACTTAAGCAGATGGAGTCGATTTGGTATGATGCAATGCCTGTTTTTATCTTTATCAGTTTAGCGGGTTCTGGTCATGTTTGGGCGCAAGATATCCCTTTATATGCCTTGTTATTACGAGCGTTACACTTAGCATCAATTGCGTTATGGTTAGGCAGCTTTATCTATCTTTTTGCATATATACGTTCACGTCAACAACATTCATATGTGCTGATTCTAAGAGATGTCTTATTTAAAACAAATTTAGGTGCAGTGATCGTGATTATTGTAACAGGTATTTTGATGTCGATTGATGCAACATCGATTCATGCAATTGTGACACAGCAGACAACGTATAGTGGCTTATGGTTTGGAAAAATCATATTAACGATTATCCTCATGTTGTTAGGTGCTGCGCAAACCTTTTGGGCAATGAATAAACAACGTCGTATTCATGAGCCATTGTTATATTTCGAAGTACTAATGGGACTTTTACTTATTTTAGCAGGGGTTATTATGAGTCAAATCGCAACACCATTATAA
- a CDS encoding Na/Pi cotransporter family protein produces MSITQVIFSFLGGLGIFLYGLKVMGDGLQASAGDRLRDILNKFTSNPLLGVLAGMIVTILIQSSSGTTVITIGLVTAGFMTLKQAIGVIMGANIGTTVTAFIIGIDLGEYAMPILAIGAFLIFFFKKSKIQNIGRILFGFGSLFFGLEYMGGAVKPLAELDGFRQIMLDMSANPVYGILAGVGLTALVQSSSATIGILQEFYGQGLIELQGAIPVLLGDNIGTTITAVLASLAGSLAAKRAAFVHVIFNVIGVIIFSLFLPLVIHAVDFIQEAWNLKPAMAIAFAHGAFNVTNTLIQLPFVGVLAWIVTKIVPGKDITEEYKPQHLNHDLVYHAPSVALQETQKELQNVGRIVQTMLDDVHHTDAIDKKFLKQIEQKHQAVETITDSIRSYLVRISTKDVNKKDVERLAVMLDVNRTVLKVSNRIKEYIDLIDRQKQKDINLTEDAQKGIDKLFTFVEESFDKALETLDVYDTTKKDEVAARSQEAFTIEHKLRKDHIKRLNRGVCSTDGGLLYVDMIGVLERIGYNSRNISEAMVGLNDDVVVDEEETVTT; encoded by the coding sequence ATGTCAATTACACAAGTCATCTTCTCATTTTTAGGAGGACTTGGTATTTTCCTTTATGGGTTGAAGGTAATGGGAGACGGTTTACAAGCTTCTGCTGGAGATCGTTTACGTGACATCTTAAATAAGTTTACATCTAATCCATTGCTAGGTGTATTAGCAGGGATGATCGTTACAATTTTAATACAAAGTAGTTCAGGGACAACTGTCATAACAATTGGTCTTGTAACAGCAGGATTCATGACATTAAAACAAGCGATTGGTGTGATCATGGGGGCGAATATCGGGACAACTGTGACAGCCTTCATTATCGGTATTGACCTAGGTGAATATGCGATGCCAATCTTAGCAATTGGTGCCTTTTTAATCTTCTTCTTTAAGAAGTCTAAAATTCAAAATATCGGACGTATTCTATTTGGTTTCGGTTCACTTTTCTTTGGTCTAGAGTACATGGGTGGTGCCGTAAAACCATTAGCTGAATTAGATGGTTTTAGACAGATTATGCTTGATATGTCTGCAAACCCAGTATACGGTATTTTAGCAGGTGTTGGATTGACAGCGCTTGTACAAAGTTCAAGTGCGACAATCGGGATCCTTCAAGAGTTCTATGGTCAAGGTTTAATAGAACTTCAAGGTGCGATTCCAGTCTTATTAGGAGACAATATTGGGACGACGATTACAGCTGTCTTAGCAAGTTTGGCAGGTTCATTAGCAGCGAAACGTGCGGCATTTGTACACGTTATTTTCAACGTAATCGGTGTAATTATCTTCTCACTCTTCTTGCCATTGGTGATTCACGCAGTTGACTTTATACAAGAGGCGTGGAATTTAAAACCAGCCATGGCAATCGCCTTTGCGCACGGTGCATTTAACGTAACGAATACATTGATTCAATTGCCATTTGTAGGCGTACTTGCATGGATCGTAACGAAAATTGTACCAGGAAAAGACATTACTGAAGAATATAAACCGCAACACTTGAATCATGACCTTGTATATCATGCACCAAGTGTAGCATTACAAGAAACACAAAAAGAATTACAGAATGTTGGGCGTATCGTTCAAACAATGTTAGATGACGTTCATCATACAGATGCAATTGATAAGAAGTTTTTAAAACAAATTGAACAAAAACATCAAGCGGTTGAGACGATTACGGATAGTATTAGAAGTTATCTTGTTCGTATTTCAACAAAAGATGTTAATAAAAAAGATGTTGAGCGTTTAGCTGTTATGTTAGATGTTAATCGTACAGTCTTAAAAGTATCAAATCGTATTAAAGAATATATCGACCTCATTGATCGTCAGAAGCAGAAAGATATCAATCTGACAGAAGATGCACAAAAGGGTATTGATAAGCTATTTACATTCGTTGAGGAATCATTTGATAAAGCCTTAGAAACACTTGATGTTTATGATACGACGAAGAAGGATGAAGTGGCAGCACGTAGCCAAGAAGCCTTTACAATTGAACATAAGTTACGTAAAGACCATATCAAACGTCTTAACCGTGGTGTATGTTCAACAGATGGTGGTTTACTATATGTTGATATGATCGGCGTATTAGAACGTATCGGATACAACTCACGTAATATTTCAGAAGCGATGGTTGGATTGAATGATGACGTAGTTGTAGATGAAGAAGAAACAGTGACAACTTAA
- a CDS encoding magnesium transporter CorA family protein, whose protein sequence is MITAYRNNDALEVITADSWQDAQWLNVVKPTQEEVQSLIQTYGFPKDFLEDALDSEESSRIEYDDESGYSLIISDLPITKTGKYKLKSFTTLPLGIIIGKGLIVTVCAKPFPYLEHITQKPINLKYRSQFALKLMYDMAAQYNRSLRLLNKERRQVEHNLQQRVTNTRLYLLSEIEKSLVYFLASLKTNSSTIRQLFRLPAIKRFDEDEELLEDLQNEHQQAVETTELYLRIVESMSNSYASLLSNQLNTTMKTLTIFTVLLTLPTLVFSFFGMNVPLPIDDHSALSWIVIIVISFTLVLITSTLLWRSNKL, encoded by the coding sequence ATGATTACAGCATATCGAAACAATGATGCACTTGAAGTCATTACAGCTGATTCATGGCAAGATGCTCAGTGGCTGAATGTGGTCAAACCGACACAAGAAGAAGTGCAATCCTTAATTCAAACATATGGTTTTCCAAAAGACTTCCTTGAAGATGCGCTCGACAGCGAAGAAAGTTCACGTATTGAATATGATGATGAAAGTGGCTACTCACTCATTATCAGTGACCTACCCATTACTAAAACTGGCAAATATAAACTTAAAAGTTTTACCACATTGCCACTCGGTATTATTATCGGCAAAGGCTTGATTGTGACTGTGTGTGCAAAACCATTCCCTTACTTAGAGCACATCACACAAAAGCCTATTAACTTAAAATATAGAAGTCAGTTTGCCTTAAAGTTAATGTATGATATGGCAGCACAATACAATCGTAGTTTACGTCTTCTAAACAAAGAACGTCGCCAAGTGGAGCATAACTTACAACAACGCGTCACAAATACACGTCTTTATTTATTAAGTGAAATTGAAAAAAGTTTGGTCTATTTTCTCGCTTCACTCAAAACAAACTCTTCAACGATTCGACAGCTCTTCCGCCTTCCTGCGATCAAACGTTTTGATGAAGATGAAGAACTTCTGGAAGATTTACAGAATGAACATCAACAGGCAGTAGAAACAACAGAACTTTATTTACGTATTGTTGAGAGTATGTCGAATTCATACGCTTCACTACTCTCTAACCAGCTGAATACGACGATGAAAACTTTAACGATTTTTACCGTTTTATTAACGTTACCAACGCTCGTTTTTAGTTTCTTTGGTATGAATGTGCCATTGCCAATCGATGACCATAGCGCGCTTTCATGGATTGTGATCATTGTCATATCTTTCACACTTGTATTGATTACATCTACCCTATTATGGCGTAGTAACAAGTTATAG
- a CDS encoding sucrose-specific PTS transporter subunit IIBC, with product MAYEKESKIILDAIGGKDNIEEMGHCSTRLRLSLKDESIVDEKTLNDLDVVKGTFSTSDQYQIIIGSGTVNQVYAQINQLTGGTSQADEQKDTSAKKEKKKGNPLQRFVKMLSDIFVPIIPAIVAGGLLMGLNNIFTAEGIFAEGQSLVDMYPQFAQFANMINIFASAPFALLPILIGFSAAKRFGGNAFLGAALGAIMVHPDLMNGYAYPEAIANGDPIPKWEFLGLSIAQVGYQGQVLPILVSAYILAMLERGLRRIIPTVLDNLLTPLFAILITAFATFLFVGPITRTMGYWLTDGLTFLYEAGGAVGGFIFGLFYAPIVITGMHHSFIAVETSLIAEQAKTGGSFIFPIAAMSNMAQGGAALAAFLLIKQNKKLKGVASAAGVSAVLGITEPAMFGVNLKLRYPFIGAMVGSALGAGYVAFFKVKATALGAAGIPGVISIAPGSWTHYIIGMVIAFVGSIIVTLVLSKQKKYRNAEEL from the coding sequence ATGGCGTATGAAAAAGAATCCAAAATTATCTTAGATGCCATTGGTGGCAAAGATAATATTGAAGAGATGGGACATTGTTCAACGCGTTTAAGATTATCTTTAAAAGATGAGAGTATTGTAGATGAGAAGACGTTAAATGATTTAGATGTTGTAAAAGGAACTTTCTCGACATCAGATCAATACCAAATTATTATTGGATCAGGAACAGTCAATCAAGTTTACGCACAAATTAATCAATTAACAGGTGGCACTTCTCAAGCAGACGAGCAGAAAGATACAAGTGCAAAAAAAGAGAAAAAGAAAGGGAACCCATTACAAAGATTCGTTAAAATGTTATCTGACATCTTTGTACCAATCATTCCTGCCATCGTAGCAGGCGGTTTATTGATGGGTCTAAACAATATCTTTACAGCAGAAGGGATTTTTGCAGAAGGCCAATCTTTAGTGGATATGTATCCGCAGTTTGCACAATTTGCGAATATGATTAACATTTTTGCAAGTGCACCTTTCGCATTATTACCTATCTTGATTGGATTTAGTGCAGCAAAACGCTTTGGTGGTAATGCCTTCTTAGGTGCAGCATTAGGTGCCATCATGGTACACCCTGATTTAATGAACGGTTATGCTTACCCAGAAGCGATTGCCAATGGTGATCCGATTCCGAAATGGGAATTCTTAGGTTTATCAATTGCTCAAGTAGGTTATCAAGGACAAGTATTGCCAATTCTTGTATCAGCATATATTTTAGCAATGTTAGAGCGCGGATTACGTCGTATTATTCCAACAGTATTAGACAACTTATTAACACCATTATTTGCGATTCTTATTACAGCATTTGCAACATTCTTATTCGTAGGACCAATTACACGTACAATGGGTTATTGGTTAACAGACGGATTAACATTCTTGTATGAAGCGGGCGGCGCTGTTGGTGGTTTCATCTTCGGATTATTCTATGCACCAATAGTTATTACAGGTATGCACCATAGCTTTATTGCTGTTGAAACATCATTAATTGCAGAACAAGCAAAAACAGGTGGTTCATTCATCTTCCCAATCGCTGCGATGTCAAATATGGCACAAGGTGGCGCGGCGTTAGCAGCATTCTTATTAATTAAGCAAAACAAAAAATTAAAAGGTGTTGCATCTGCAGCAGGTGTATCAGCCGTATTAGGTATTACTGAACCGGCGATGTTCGGGGTTAACTTGAAGTTACGCTACCCATTCATTGGTGCTATGGTTGGATCAGCACTTGGTGCAGGATATGTAGCATTCTTCAAAGTAAAAGCAACAGCATTAGGTGCAGCAGGTATCCCAGGTGTTATCTCAATTGCACCAGGTTCTTGGACACATTACATCATCGGTATGGTGATTGCATTTGTCGGAAGTATCATTGTGACACTTGTTTTATCTAAGCAAAAGAAATATCGTAACGCAGAAGAATTATAA
- a CDS encoding helix-turn-helix domain-containing protein yields MRGITIELLTQYQSETYRLLDEVQLFVSLDGVLEAQLNGTKKQYYNHILIANNLDMIKICHAQALIKICIPMHFFSKHTADYYLGYFNQDSFTSHEHVVTLLKSMVYHQSKKQNIILIYDILKLLYDEAFVTTTSHYLPAINISNRLLTDILQYTYDYLDHRISLKILSDNFFVSQSYISVLFTKYLDFSFKMFSTTLRLGLSLRPLMTTTDTIQNIAVQHGFSNYSSYSKLFKMYLGVSPADYRNQPEQPNNIVLIHPYDRDYFNEYLNQESTVKTSINISIDINDFQQPSYTPKRHLFLEISNCHIYDTVKQVAHQTNRTLVSMHMTLFFQTLSTENMKFTATSDLNHFCHLIKTNHCHFAFCLNNMMDFETFDKLFLQPLIRIMTAYPSIIEPEDLKLSIVFTSQSFNVHEIKFIQQRIHKYLSHCQFAIQLSSPVDTMNQPFLESFKNHDIQVDFCCVPFDTLIPSMSAHKKKVGFDHMLSTLKLPFSDCDIPFVLTGVSSQNLNHIWPSDMMSSPNQFLALLLQFPTNILGISIPLISTRQQPIAYFNSHGHHLPYSYMYQLYQCFAGKLNIEQAHYLLHETDEAYFMLLANPYVFGNNGSSYQQHYQITASDILTHQLVVTYTYDDRFSNVTRGITQEVETYYLPLQDIKHAHQAFQLQPHIAVHDFYNKVLHINLTRHQVKLIKIYKSQATKCQQMI; encoded by the coding sequence ATGCGAGGCATTACCATTGAATTATTGACACAATATCAATCTGAAACCTACCGTCTACTTGATGAAGTGCAACTATTCGTATCATTAGATGGTGTCCTTGAAGCACAATTAAATGGTACAAAAAAGCAATATTATAATCATATCTTGATCGCGAATAACTTAGATATGATTAAAATTTGTCATGCACAAGCACTCATCAAAATTTGTATTCCTATGCACTTTTTCTCAAAACATACCGCTGATTATTACTTAGGTTATTTCAATCAAGATTCCTTCACATCTCATGAGCATGTTGTTACCTTGCTAAAAAGTATGGTCTATCATCAATCAAAAAAACAAAATATCATTTTAATATATGATATTTTGAAATTACTTTATGATGAAGCATTTGTTACAACCACATCGCATTACTTACCTGCAATCAATATCTCTAATCGTTTACTTACAGATATTTTACAGTATACCTATGATTATTTGGACCATCGTATCTCTCTTAAAATTTTGAGTGACAATTTCTTTGTATCACAGTCATATATTTCAGTTTTATTTACGAAATATTTAGATTTTAGTTTTAAGATGTTTTCTACTACTTTGAGACTTGGTTTGTCATTAAGACCACTCATGACAACAACAGATACCATTCAAAATATTGCTGTACAGCACGGTTTTTCTAATTACAGCAGCTACTCTAAATTATTCAAGATGTATCTTGGTGTCAGCCCAGCAGATTATCGCAATCAACCTGAACAACCTAACAATATTGTTTTGATTCATCCTTATGACCGTGACTATTTTAATGAATACCTTAATCAAGAAAGTACTGTAAAAACATCTATAAATATTTCAATTGATATCAATGACTTTCAGCAGCCTTCTTACACACCTAAAAGACATCTATTCCTTGAAATTTCTAATTGTCATATTTATGACACGGTAAAGCAAGTTGCCCATCAAACAAATCGCACGTTGGTATCAATGCATATGACATTATTTTTCCAAACATTGTCTACTGAAAATATGAAATTTACAGCTACAAGTGACTTGAATCATTTTTGTCACTTAATTAAGACAAACCATTGTCATTTTGCATTCTGTCTTAATAATATGATGGATTTTGAGACATTTGATAAATTATTTTTGCAACCATTAATCCGAATTATGACTGCTTATCCATCGATCATAGAGCCAGAAGACCTGAAATTATCAATCGTCTTTACATCACAATCTTTTAATGTTCATGAAATCAAATTCATCCAACAACGGATTCATAAGTATCTGTCACATTGTCAGTTTGCCATACAATTGTCGTCACCTGTTGACACTATGAATCAGCCATTTTTAGAATCATTTAAAAATCATGATATACAAGTGGATTTTTGTTGTGTTCCATTTGATACCTTAATACCATCTATGTCAGCACACAAAAAGAAGGTAGGTTTTGATCATATGTTAAGTACATTGAAACTACCTTTCAGTGATTGTGATATACCCTTTGTTTTGACTGGTGTATCAAGTCAAAATTTAAATCATATATGGCCGTCAGATATGATGTCATCTCCAAATCAATTTTTGGCATTACTATTACAATTCCCTACGAATATTTTAGGTATTAGTATCCCACTCATTTCAACAAGACAGCAACCAATTGCCTATTTTAATTCACATGGCCATCATTTACCATATAGCTATATGTATCAACTCTATCAATGTTTTGCTGGAAAACTTAATATTGAACAAGCACACTACTTACTTCATGAAACAGACGAAGCTTATTTCATGCTTCTAGCAAACCCATATGTATTTGGGAATAATGGCAGCTCTTACCAACAACATTATCAAATTACTGCATCAGATATATTAACACATCAGCTCGTTGTTACTTATACGTATGATGATAGATTTTCCAATGTAACGCGTGGTATTACGCAAGAAGTAGAAACGTATTACTTACCTCTACAAGATATAAAGCATGCACATCAAGCTTTTCAGTTACAACCACATATTGCGGTTCATGACTTTTACAACAAAGTACTTCATATTAATTTGACACGTCATCAAGTAAAACTTATTAAGATTTATAAATCTCAAGCAACAAAGTGTCAACAAATGATTTGA
- a CDS encoding MFS transporter, with the protein MTNQLKGKRIQDQWLVVIGIVLIAGTLRAPLTAVGPILNQIKEDLHINNGIAGLITTIPLIIFGIVSPIVSKVLTRFSMSHVLFYAILLLIVGLVVRVSGGILSFFIGTVIIGIAIAFSNVTLPAYGKWRFPLQIGLITGIYSVTINFSAGLGGGLSYPFSTMTPLSYRFSLVFWGLIAICAILVWLPQLRKTNDSIDDVDMDTEGDQKALKIYRSKLAWAVALLMAFQSMMFFSMVTWYPSILVSKGIAPESAGYFLMLNQFAQLPMTFTFPIIAAKMQSQRNLVFIIVGLMGAGFSLLFTESYWLLILAMILTGMGIGACFSLCMTLFSIRTKTTRVSMALSGFGQSVGYWVAAIGPFLIGVVYDMMHTWSIVIVLLLMMNAMVLIVGSYATKNEYIG; encoded by the coding sequence ATGACTAACCAATTGAAAGGGAAACGTATCCAAGACCAATGGCTGGTTGTTATTGGAATTGTCTTAATAGCAGGCACACTTAGAGCACCTTTGACAGCTGTTGGTCCTATTCTCAATCAAATTAAAGAGGATTTACATATTAACAATGGTATTGCAGGTCTGATTACAACGATACCATTAATTATATTTGGAATTGTTTCACCAATTGTATCAAAGGTGTTAACACGATTTTCAATGTCACATGTATTATTTTATGCGATATTACTTTTGATCGTAGGTTTGGTGGTACGTGTGAGCGGAGGCATCCTTTCTTTCTTTATTGGTACAGTTATTATAGGAATTGCAATTGCTTTTAGTAATGTGACATTGCCGGCATACGGTAAATGGCGTTTCCCATTACAGATTGGTCTGATTACTGGCATTTACAGTGTGACCATTAATTTCAGTGCTGGTTTAGGTGGAGGACTAAGTTATCCATTTTCAACAATGACGCCATTATCTTATCGTTTTTCATTGGTATTTTGGGGATTAATAGCGATATGTGCGATTTTAGTATGGTTGCCACAATTGAGAAAAACGAATGACAGTATAGACGATGTTGATATGGACACAGAAGGCGATCAAAAGGCTCTTAAAATTTATCGTTCTAAATTAGCATGGGCCGTTGCACTTTTAATGGCATTTCAATCCATGATGTTTTTTAGTATGGTGACATGGTATCCATCGATTTTGGTTAGTAAAGGGATTGCACCAGAATCAGCAGGATATTTTTTAATGCTTAATCAGTTTGCACAGTTGCCGATGACTTTTACATTTCCTATCATAGCAGCCAAAATGCAAAGTCAACGCAATCTTGTTTTTATCATTGTTGGATTAATGGGAGCTGGATTTAGTCTTTTATTCACAGAGAGCTACTGGTTATTAATTCTTGCAATGATTTTAACAGGTATGGGAATTGGGGCATGTTTTAGCTTATGTATGACGCTGTTCTCAATCCGTACAAAAACGACACGTGTCAGCATGGCACTCTCAGGATTTGGCCAATCAGTTGGTTATTGGGTAGCAGCCATTGGACCATTTTTAATCGGTGTTGTATACGATATGATGCATACATGGTCAATTGTGATTGTCCTATTATTAATGATGAATGCCATGGTATTAATAGTTGGATCGTATGCCACAAAAAATGAATATATAGGTTAA
- a CDS encoding DUF4889 domain-containing protein: protein MKQKQTLGIVIIVAMLVITAGIVIAIMMSTQKETYYGYMMDDTTAEKIVNASNNEVEENVTLETDDQFKPQKGDFVKLIAKKGSDHEFVKQEVVEHDDIPHGLMMKIHDMHMDSHSHHH from the coding sequence ATGAAACAAAAACAAACACTTGGTATCGTCATTATTGTTGCGATGTTAGTGATCACAGCTGGCATTGTCATTGCAATTATGATGTCTACTCAAAAAGAAACATACTACGGCTACATGATGGATGATACAACAGCTGAAAAAATCGTCAATGCCTCAAATAATGAAGTCGAAGAAAATGTCACTTTAGAAACTGACGATCAGTTCAAACCACAAAAAGGCGACTTCGTTAAGTTGATTGCTAAAAAAGGAAGCGATCATGAATTCGTAAAACAAGAAGTTGTTGAACATGATGATATTCCACATGGTCTTATGATGAAGATTCATGATATGCACATGGATTCACATTCACATCATCACTAA